In the Streptomyces sp. cg36 genome, one interval contains:
- the aroA gene encoding 3-phosphoshikimate 1-carboxyvinyltransferase: MTETPVHPALWPAPVASGAVDATVTVPGSKSVTNRALVLASLAAEPGWLRRPLRSRDTLLMAEALRALGVGIEEGVGPDGSGEAWRVIPAGLHGPAAIDVGNAGTVMRFLPPVAALADGAIRFDGDPRSYERPLNGVIDALRALGARIDDDGRGALPMTVHGSGALDGGRVRIDASSSSQFVSALLLSGPRFNQGVEVRHVGASLPSMPHIRMTVDMLRSVGAQVDEPETGGEPNVWRVSPSALLGRDLTVEPDLSNAQPFLAAALLTGGRVTIPDWPERTTQPGDQLRRIFTEMGGSCELTARGLVFTGSGKVHGIDVDLGEVGELTPGIAAVAALADSPSTLRGVAHLRLHETDRLAALTKEINELGGDVTETADGLHIRPRALHGGVFHTYDDHRMATAGSIIGLAVPGVEIENVATTAKTLPDFPKMWTEMLSGAGN; this comes from the coding sequence ATGACCGAAACGCCCGTGCACCCCGCCCTCTGGCCCGCCCCCGTAGCGAGCGGAGCCGTCGACGCGACGGTCACCGTGCCCGGTTCGAAATCGGTCACCAACCGCGCGCTCGTCCTGGCCTCCCTCGCCGCCGAGCCCGGCTGGCTGCGCCGCCCCCTGCGCTCGCGCGACACCCTGCTGATGGCGGAGGCGCTGCGCGCCCTGGGCGTCGGCATCGAGGAGGGCGTCGGCCCCGACGGCTCCGGCGAGGCGTGGCGGGTGATCCCGGCCGGTCTGCACGGCCCCGCCGCCATCGACGTCGGCAACGCCGGTACGGTGATGCGCTTCCTGCCCCCCGTCGCCGCCCTCGCCGACGGCGCGATCCGCTTCGACGGCGACCCCCGCTCCTACGAGCGCCCCCTGAACGGCGTGATCGACGCCCTGCGCGCGCTCGGCGCACGCATCGACGACGACGGGCGCGGCGCGCTCCCGATGACCGTGCACGGCAGCGGCGCCCTGGACGGCGGCCGGGTCCGCATCGACGCCTCCTCCTCGTCCCAGTTCGTCTCCGCCCTGCTGCTCTCCGGCCCGCGCTTCAACCAGGGCGTGGAGGTGCGGCACGTCGGCGCCTCGCTGCCGTCCATGCCGCACATCCGGATGACCGTCGACATGCTCCGCTCGGTCGGCGCCCAGGTCGACGAGCCCGAGACCGGCGGCGAGCCCAATGTGTGGCGGGTCTCCCCGTCCGCGCTGCTCGGCCGCGACCTGACCGTCGAGCCGGACCTGTCCAACGCCCAGCCGTTCCTGGCCGCCGCCCTGCTCACCGGCGGCAGGGTGACCATCCCGGACTGGCCCGAGCGCACCACCCAGCCGGGCGACCAGCTGCGCCGGATCTTCACCGAGATGGGCGGCTCCTGCGAGCTCACCGCCCGCGGCCTGGTCTTCACCGGCTCGGGCAAGGTGCACGGCATCGACGTGGACCTCGGCGAGGTCGGCGAGCTGACGCCGGGCATCGCGGCGGTCGCGGCGCTGGCCGACTCCCCCTCCACCCTGCGCGGCGTCGCCCATCTGCGGCTGCACGAGACGGACCGCCTGGCGGCCCTCACCAAGGAGATCAACGAGCTCGGCGGCGACGTCACCGAGACCGCGGACGGGCTGCACATCCGCCCGCGCGCGCTGCACGGCGGCGTCTTCCACACGTACGACGACCACCGGATGGCCACCGCCGGCTCGATCATCGGTCTCGCCGTGCCCGGCGTGGAGATCGAGAACGTGGCGACCACCGCCAAGACGCTCCCCGACTTCCCGAAGATGTGGACCGAGATGCTGTCCGGGGCCGGAAACTGA
- the rsgA gene encoding ribosome small subunit-dependent GTPase A, which translates to MRRYGKNPDEDDIRVRPNRKGNRPRTNIRPKHEDASEGMVLTVDRGRLTCLVEDRTVTAMKARELGRKAAVVGDRVMIVGDLSGAKDTLARIVRISERSSVLRRTADDDDPFERVIVANADQLAIVTALADPEPRPRMIDRCLVAAYDAGLSPLLVLTKSDLAPADELLEMYGALGVPHVVTSREELYNGDAAQRVREQLDGRVTAFVGHSGVGKTTLVNALVPEDRRRVTGHVNAVTGRGRHTTTSALALPLASENGGWVIDTPGVRSFGLHHVEPSRVILAFPDLVPGTENCPRACSHDEAECALDAWVAEGHADPARLYSLRRLLATRERHEGD; encoded by the coding sequence ATGCGCCGCTACGGCAAGAACCCCGACGAGGACGACATCCGGGTCCGCCCCAACCGCAAGGGCAACCGCCCGCGCACCAACATCCGCCCCAAGCACGAGGACGCCTCGGAGGGGATGGTCCTCACCGTCGACCGGGGCCGCCTCACCTGTCTCGTCGAGGACCGTACGGTCACCGCGATGAAGGCCCGTGAGCTGGGGCGCAAGGCCGCGGTGGTGGGCGACCGGGTCATGATCGTCGGCGATCTGTCGGGCGCCAAGGACACGCTCGCGCGCATCGTGCGCATCTCGGAGCGCAGCTCGGTGCTGCGCCGCACGGCGGACGACGACGACCCGTTCGAGCGGGTCATCGTCGCCAACGCCGACCAGCTGGCCATCGTCACCGCGCTCGCCGACCCCGAGCCGCGCCCGCGCATGATCGACCGCTGTCTGGTCGCGGCGTACGACGCGGGGCTCTCGCCGCTGCTGGTGCTCACCAAGTCCGACCTCGCCCCGGCCGACGAACTCCTGGAGATGTACGGCGCGCTGGGCGTCCCGCACGTCGTCACCTCCCGCGAGGAGCTCTACAACGGCGACGCGGCCCAGCGGGTGCGCGAGCAGCTCGACGGCCGGGTCACCGCGTTCGTCGGCCACTCCGGCGTCGGCAAGACGACCCTGGTCAACGCGCTGGTGCCGGAGGACCGCCGCCGGGTCACCGGCCATGTGAACGCGGTGACCGGCCGCGGCCGGCACACCACCACCTCCGCGCTGGCCCTGCCGCTGGCCAGCGAGAACGGCGGCTGGGTCATCGACACCCCGGGCGTGCGGTCGTTCGGCCTGCACCATGTGGAGCCGTCCCGGGTCATCCTCGCCTTCCCCGATCTGGTGCCCGGCACCGAGAACTGCCCGCGCGCGTGCAGCCACGACGAGGCGGAGTGCGCGCTGGACGCCTGGGTGGCCGAGGGCCACGCCGATCCGGCGCGGCTGTACTCGCTGCGGCGGCTGCTGGCCACCCGGGAGCGGCACGAGGGCGAC